In the genome of Leptospira inadai serovar Lyme str. 10, one region contains:
- the mazG gene encoding nucleoside triphosphate pyrophosphohydrolase: MKAPNPNDFPNAVEYLRDITAKLRSPDGCPWDREQTHLTLVPYILEESHEVVDALLGKNDEHIKEELGDLLFQIVLHSQIASERGAFTFEDIANDVSEKLVLRHPHVFDPENSRFESAEEVVANWDNLKEKEKRSRGKNGNNRVDKKSSVLSGVPETFPSLLKAEKLQKKAAKAGFDWPDLKGVEEKLCEELDEFLTEIKATPEISANQVRIEDELGDFLFSIVNLARKLGLSSESALTRTNLKFKTRINFIEEELAKEGKKFSETPLEQLDEIWNRAKIESVDPIASRKNSTLSTVRELSSYFIWKETSESDWPKSYQFSYQSEEYRLIFSGFGSLTVLPSQDPWGRKGQPIFYLNLGEEISEPPIWRDLEGVTYTEAESIYEGIRNAIRAYKEILK; the protein is encoded by the coding sequence ATGAAAGCCCCGAATCCTAATGATTTTCCGAATGCCGTCGAGTATCTCCGCGACATAACGGCAAAACTTAGAAGTCCGGACGGATGTCCATGGGATCGAGAGCAAACTCATCTCACTTTAGTGCCGTACATTTTAGAGGAATCCCACGAGGTAGTGGATGCGCTTCTCGGCAAGAATGACGAACACATAAAAGAGGAGTTGGGAGATCTACTTTTTCAAATCGTTCTTCACTCTCAGATCGCTTCGGAGCGAGGAGCCTTTACTTTCGAGGACATTGCAAACGATGTTTCCGAAAAACTCGTTTTAAGACATCCGCATGTATTCGATCCTGAAAATTCTAGATTCGAGTCAGCGGAAGAAGTCGTCGCGAATTGGGATAATCTAAAGGAAAAAGAAAAGCGATCGAGAGGAAAAAACGGGAATAATAGAGTCGATAAGAAATCATCCGTTCTCAGCGGAGTTCCGGAAACGTTTCCTTCCTTGCTAAAGGCGGAAAAACTTCAAAAGAAGGCCGCAAAAGCCGGATTTGATTGGCCAGATCTAAAAGGAGTCGAAGAAAAACTTTGCGAGGAGCTCGACGAGTTTCTTACGGAAATCAAAGCTACACCGGAGATTTCCGCGAATCAAGTTCGGATAGAAGACGAATTGGGCGACTTCTTGTTTAGCATCGTAAATCTTGCGAGAAAACTCGGCCTGTCTTCGGAGTCGGCTCTTACCCGAACCAATTTGAAATTTAAAACAAGGATCAACTTCATCGAAGAAGAGCTTGCCAAAGAGGGAAAGAAATTTTCCGAAACACCGCTCGAGCAGTTGGACGAAATTTGGAATCGAGCTAAAATCGAATCCGTTGATCCTATCGCATCCAGGAAAAATTCCACGCTCTCAACCGTTCGGGAACTTTCCTCGTATTTCATATGGAAGGAGACTTCCGAAAGCGATTGGCCTAAATCGTATCAGTTCTCTTATCAATCCGAAGAATATCGACTTATTTTTTCCGGATTCGGTTCCTTAACTGTACTCCCGTCGCAGGACCCTTGGGGAAGAAAGGGGCAGCCGATTTTCTACCTAAATTTAGGGGAAGAAATCTCAGAACCACCGATTTGGCGGGATTTAGAAGGGGTTACGTATACCGAAGCCGAATCCATATACGAAGGCATACGTAACGCAATCCGGGCTTATAAGGAAATTCTAAAGTAA
- a CDS encoding DUF6580 family putative transport protein yields MTQSRNIVAVVLLALAVLSRFLPHLPNFTPILAISLFGGVYFTNRWVALLLPLGIMMISDAVIGFHSLVPVVYGMFILFAIAGRQLRENLTVGRLAITGFGGSVLFFLVTNFFVWLTSGMYSLDFGGFVTCYVAAIPFFQNSLLGDLVYIPLLFGSFYLMERSGVVPAEQAA; encoded by the coding sequence ATGACTCAATCCAGAAATATCGTTGCTGTTGTTCTTCTTGCTTTAGCGGTACTGAGCCGCTTCCTTCCTCACTTGCCAAATTTTACTCCTATTCTGGCCATCTCACTATTTGGCGGAGTCTATTTCACGAATCGCTGGGTGGCCCTGCTTTTACCTTTAGGAATTATGATGATTAGCGATGCGGTAATCGGCTTTCACTCATTAGTACCTGTCGTTTACGGAATGTTTATCCTGTTCGCAATCGCAGGACGTCAGTTACGCGAAAATTTAACGGTGGGAAGATTAGCGATCACCGGTTTTGGCGGATCCGTCTTATTCTTTCTAGTTACCAATTTTTTTGTATGGTTAACGTCGGGAATGTATTCGTTGGATTTTGGCGGATTCGTCACCTGTTATGTTGCAGCGATTCCTTTTTTCCAAAACTCGCTTTTGGGTGATTTGGTTTATATTCCCTTATTGTTCGGATCTTTTTATTTAATGGAACGTTCCGGCGTTGTCCCTGCCGAACAAGCCGCTTAA
- a CDS encoding LA_2444/LA_4059 family outer membrane protein: MKPILRTILVFLIVLQVIIFTPLYAQGANDKIPDPDALEREADDLEYQAGRSQNPVERRKLAQLAVDKRKQAVDARNAIQDRELTKPFDAATFELQTVAMQSTWESESLARNKNIGSNTTSALLNYSGIYQTALNAANGLGANPNLLNNNMTLYSSPQGNTRTAYPIRLSYLSKNRNFGIEVNYLDVRMKPSYTTFDAVHSTSNLPAIQFHSVEHKRQDYSLNLAWYFPTGTGARIGPSIGVRNVDIYSKEYGNIPGNYGFGSMSEKATGLGPQAGFRIFKNLLTNVLVHARFDYFRTLGHYDRNSQGTIVGIGGNPYLLTTGPTGNVKDNLLSRTGYEIDAGISLLRTRWLKFTVGFQFTEMTSRVSGYNYNASVFPGAPGDGLFLNQVSKTLDQASSIQALQKDVHDKFYGFYFGASLLL; encoded by the coding sequence TTGAAACCAATCCTAAGAACTATTCTCGTTTTCCTGATCGTACTTCAGGTAATTATATTCACACCGCTTTACGCTCAAGGTGCTAACGATAAAATTCCGGATCCCGATGCGTTAGAGCGGGAAGCGGACGACCTGGAATACCAGGCCGGTCGTTCGCAAAACCCGGTAGAAAGACGTAAACTGGCTCAGTTGGCCGTGGACAAACGGAAGCAAGCTGTGGATGCCAGAAATGCTATCCAAGATCGGGAATTGACCAAACCGTTTGATGCCGCGACGTTCGAATTGCAGACAGTCGCAATGCAATCGACTTGGGAATCGGAAAGTCTCGCCCGAAATAAGAATATAGGCTCGAACACGACCAGCGCGCTACTCAATTATTCCGGAATATACCAAACTGCTCTGAATGCAGCCAACGGGTTGGGAGCGAATCCAAATCTATTAAATAACAACATGACTCTTTACTCGAGCCCGCAGGGTAATACGAGAACTGCATACCCGATTCGACTTTCGTATTTAAGTAAAAACCGAAACTTCGGGATTGAAGTGAACTATTTAGACGTAAGAATGAAACCTTCCTATACTACCTTTGACGCAGTGCATTCAACTTCCAATTTACCTGCGATTCAATTTCACTCCGTCGAGCACAAGCGCCAGGATTATTCTTTAAATCTCGCCTGGTATTTTCCTACAGGAACCGGAGCAAGAATCGGTCCTTCCATCGGAGTTCGGAACGTCGACATTTATTCCAAAGAATACGGAAACATACCGGGAAATTACGGATTCGGTTCTATGTCGGAAAAAGCGACCGGTCTCGGACCTCAGGCAGGTTTCAGAATTTTTAAAAATCTATTAACAAACGTGTTAGTTCACGCTCGATTCGATTATTTTAGAACGTTAGGGCATTATGATCGAAATAGCCAAGGAACGATCGTCGGAATCGGAGGAAATCCGTATCTACTCACGACGGGACCCACTGGAAACGTTAAAGATAATCTACTCTCCAGGACCGGATACGAAATCGACGCAGGCATTTCCTTGTTAAGAACGAGATGGTTAAAGTTTACCGTCGGGTTTCAATTTACCGAAATGACATCGAGAGTCAGCGGTTATAATTATAATGCATCGGTCTTTCCCGGCGCTCCCGGTGACGGATTGTTTCTCAATCAGGTTTCCAAAACATTGGATCAGGCCTCCTCGATACAAGCCCTGCAAAAAGATGTGCACGATAAATTCTATGGATTTTATTTCGGAGCTTCTTTGCTCCTTTAA
- a CDS encoding cation diffusion facilitator family transporter, which translates to MYFSSNRIKIFAGLLSLFTAGFLGAIKFWVGFEQDSLAVLASALDSGLDFLTSSVNLYALYQAAKPADSDHRYGYGKAEAIAGLFQSLLVAASGGWILIRAGEHFLHPKSEIPEISSFYVMFISLALTGALILFQRSVVRKTGSLLVAADSLHYVSDLLGNLLVLLSVAVAMNTGWGWVDPLAGALVSLYLLKGAWSIFRNSTDILMDRDLSYEYRDSIVRVVESRAPQVLGYHDLRTRSAGERRFLEFHLEMPKNLTLEDSHKILDSILDELKEEFPYTEVLIHPDPVDVSQSGRTLLDKEAPRFY; encoded by the coding sequence ATGTACTTTTCCTCGAATCGAATCAAAATTTTTGCAGGCTTATTATCCCTTTTTACGGCCGGATTTTTAGGCGCGATAAAATTTTGGGTGGGTTTCGAGCAGGATTCGCTGGCAGTGCTTGCATCCGCTTTGGATTCGGGACTGGACTTTCTCACCTCTTCGGTAAATCTTTATGCCTTGTACCAAGCGGCTAAGCCTGCTGATTCCGATCATCGTTACGGCTATGGAAAGGCGGAGGCGATTGCGGGCCTATTTCAAAGCCTTCTCGTCGCCGCTTCAGGTGGTTGGATTCTCATCCGTGCGGGAGAACATTTTTTACATCCGAAGTCGGAGATCCCGGAAATTTCTTCTTTCTACGTCATGTTTATTTCTCTCGCTCTAACCGGCGCGTTGATTCTTTTTCAAAGATCCGTGGTTCGTAAGACGGGATCGCTTTTAGTCGCGGCAGATAGCTTACATTATGTTTCGGATTTATTAGGAAATCTGCTGGTATTGTTATCCGTTGCGGTCGCAATGAATACGGGCTGGGGTTGGGTAGATCCTCTGGCGGGAGCCTTAGTTTCCTTGTATTTACTCAAGGGAGCTTGGAGTATTTTCCGAAATAGTACGGATATCTTAATGGATCGCGATCTTTCTTACGAATACAGGGATTCGATTGTAAGAGTCGTAGAGAGTAGGGCTCCTCAAGTACTCGGGTATCACGATCTGAGAACTCGCTCAGCGGGAGAACGTCGATTCTTGGAATTCCATTTGGAAATGCCTAAGAATTTAACTCTAGAAGATAGTCATAAAATTCTGGACTCGATTTTAGACGAGTTGAAGGAGGAATTCCCTTACACGGAAGTTCTTATTCATCCAGATCCCGTCGACGTGAGCCAAAGCGGCCGAACCCTATTGGATAAGGAAGCGCCTCGGTTTTATTAA
- a CDS encoding TIGR00730 family Rossman fold protein, whose protein sequence is MKPAICVFCGSRPGTNPKYLQAAEFVGHLLVSEGLDLVYGGATSGLMGTVADSVLEKGGNVIGVLPEFLSSKEIAHKKITELILVPTMHERKLLMYEKSVAFIALPGGIGTLEELVEVTSWNQLGVLSKPLGLLDVNGFFQPLLKQLDHMVLEGFLDPETRDGIEIHSDPDVLFERILKKIRLL, encoded by the coding sequence ATGAAGCCTGCCATTTGTGTTTTTTGCGGATCTCGACCTGGCACGAATCCGAAATATCTGCAAGCCGCGGAGTTTGTCGGTCACTTACTCGTTTCGGAAGGTCTTGATCTGGTTTATGGCGGCGCGACCTCGGGCTTAATGGGAACCGTGGCCGATTCGGTTTTAGAAAAAGGCGGAAACGTTATCGGAGTTCTCCCTGAATTTCTATCCAGTAAAGAGATCGCTCATAAGAAAATTACGGAATTGATTTTAGTGCCGACTATGCATGAGCGCAAATTGTTAATGTACGAAAAGTCCGTCGCTTTCATCGCATTACCTGGCGGGATCGGTACATTAGAAGAACTTGTGGAAGTGACCTCTTGGAATCAACTAGGTGTTCTATCCAAGCCTCTCGGTCTCCTGGACGTGAACGGTTTTTTTCAACCCTTGTTGAAACAGTTGGATCATATGGTTTTAGAAGGTTTTCTAGATCCTGAAACGAGAGACGGCATCGAGATCCATTCCGATCCCGACGTATTATTCGAAAGAATTTTGAAAAAAATACGTCTTCTCTAA
- a CDS encoding ankyrin repeat domain-containing protein: MDWNDLFRAVKTGNNGTLRALLEEATTRDGYAEEFPELRDSYGCGLLYWAIKENNQEATKLLLEYGSDPNETSSRGETALLLALESEQLDLARLVLEYSADPELRDMDGNTPLSKGVSSGKLELVELLFEIPDSVPDIEGRNGEGYSPLLLAVDLGNYEIAEYLLNKNADPKKKNSEGRTILHLTALHNDFEILDLFSENQEVRTLLENRDQDGNTPLLLSALYDSVECLDRLLRWGADPLARNLSGKSAREEADRMKFHHTLKTIDTATITLFFKAAAEGRTDIVERILSNGYEAEIRDTQGRTPLLLAVQAEKADLADLLVKNGASPYSKDKEGNSPIAIAEKSESPMLHQVFKQFLEPEEGGS; the protein is encoded by the coding sequence GTGGATTGGAACGATCTTTTTCGGGCCGTGAAAACGGGCAATAATGGAACCCTCCGCGCCCTCTTGGAAGAGGCGACCACGAGGGACGGCTATGCCGAGGAATTCCCCGAACTCAGAGATTCCTACGGATGCGGTCTCTTATACTGGGCTATTAAGGAAAATAATCAAGAAGCGACCAAACTTTTGTTGGAGTACGGATCCGATCCGAACGAGACCAGCTCCCGTGGCGAGACTGCCCTTTTGCTCGCATTGGAATCCGAACAATTGGATTTAGCCAGACTGGTATTGGAGTACAGTGCTGATCCCGAACTCAGAGATATGGACGGTAATACTCCGCTCAGCAAGGGGGTAAGCTCCGGCAAACTGGAATTGGTCGAATTGCTTTTTGAAATTCCCGACTCCGTACCGGATATCGAAGGAAGAAACGGCGAGGGTTACTCGCCGCTTCTGCTAGCTGTGGATCTCGGGAATTATGAAATCGCGGAATATCTTTTGAATAAAAACGCGGATCCGAAGAAAAAAAATTCCGAAGGACGGACAATTCTTCACTTAACCGCATTGCATAATGATTTTGAAATACTGGATTTATTTTCGGAAAACCAGGAAGTCCGTACCTTGCTCGAAAACAGGGACCAAGACGGAAATACTCCTCTGTTACTTTCCGCCTTGTACGATAGCGTGGAATGTTTGGACAGGCTTCTCCGTTGGGGTGCGGATCCACTCGCTAGAAATTTAAGCGGAAAATCGGCCAGAGAGGAAGCCGATCGAATGAAATTTCACCATACTCTTAAAACGATCGATACTGCGACCATTACTTTATTCTTCAAGGCCGCGGCGGAGGGAAGAACGGATATCGTCGAACGCATTTTGAGTAACGGATACGAAGCCGAAATTCGGGACACTCAAGGAAGAACGCCTTTGCTATTAGCCGTCCAGGCCGAAAAAGCGGATTTAGCAGACCTACTCGTAAAAAACGGAGCCTCTCCCTATTCCAAAGATAAAGAAGGAAATTCTCCTATAGCGATCGCGGAAAAATCCGAAAGCCCGATGTTACACCAGGTGTTCAAACAATTCCTGGAACCTGAGGAAGGAGGATCTTAG
- a CDS encoding AEC family transporter: MSNFIIIGVCFLAGFVARHWGKFPPDSHRSLNAFIISISLPCLEFVPLRHAVLDGNFLVFSVMPWFLFGASILFFSTLGKKFGWDESTKTCLYLSAGLGNTSFLGIPLVEAYYGKEGIPTAVVINQLGTFLALSLPGTYLGTRAMLRLKKESESVNLFKRLFSFPPFWGLLIALASRPLVFPAALEQAISRIGDTLTPLALFSVGYQLPRVDKLNYSLLDAENPSGASSAPLVWGLVYKLLLGPFMVWFCFGSYYFFADPTFRQAQPTYLRDFKILVMEAGMAPMITGSLLAAEWGLKPRLAVSLVGIGIPLSFVTTMGLYYLLEKWAWIGTIFFGP; encoded by the coding sequence ATGTCCAATTTCATAATTATAGGAGTTTGTTTTTTAGCCGGTTTTGTAGCGCGTCATTGGGGAAAATTTCCGCCCGACTCCCACAGATCGCTAAACGCTTTTATCATTTCAATTTCCCTTCCTTGCTTAGAGTTCGTCCCGTTGCGTCACGCGGTTTTAGACGGAAACTTTCTGGTTTTTTCCGTAATGCCTTGGTTTCTGTTCGGAGCGTCCATACTCTTCTTTTCCACCCTGGGGAAAAAATTCGGATGGGATGAGTCTACAAAAACCTGCCTCTATCTTTCCGCGGGATTAGGAAATACCTCTTTCCTAGGGATACCGCTAGTCGAGGCGTATTACGGGAAAGAAGGAATTCCTACTGCGGTTGTGATCAATCAATTGGGAACATTTCTCGCACTTTCCCTTCCGGGAACTTACCTAGGAACCAGGGCCATGTTACGTCTAAAGAAAGAATCGGAATCGGTAAATCTATTCAAAAGGCTGTTTTCCTTCCCGCCGTTTTGGGGATTACTGATCGCATTGGCAAGCCGTCCCTTGGTCTTTCCGGCAGCGTTAGAGCAGGCAATCTCGCGAATCGGAGATACGCTCACCCCTTTGGCCCTTTTTTCGGTCGGTTATCAGCTTCCTCGGGTGGATAAGCTTAATTATAGCCTTCTAGATGCCGAAAATCCTTCGGGAGCATCATCGGCTCCTCTAGTTTGGGGTCTGGTATACAAACTCTTGTTGGGTCCGTTTATGGTATGGTTTTGCTTTGGTAGCTATTATTTTTTTGCCGATCCTACTTTCCGTCAAGCGCAGCCTACTTATTTGCGGGATTTCAAAATCCTAGTGATGGAAGCCGGTATGGCCCCGATGATAACCGGAAGTCTTCTTGCTGCGGAATGGGGACTGAAACCAAGATTGGCTGTTTCCTTAGTCGGAATCGGAATACCGCTTTCTTTTGTTACGACGATGGGATTGTATTACCTCCTGGAGAAATGGGCGTGGATTGGAACGATCTTTTTCGGGCCGTGA
- a CDS encoding M23 family metallopeptidase, whose amino-acid sequence MRNGTPLFLFFSLFLWPSLTAEPIEYCDSKNVCYTVEPGVLDGSIFFQAKAFPPDAFFTIHLVVSGSNVSTEPKTPTSIVLHGSERKKAIDLIKIDPALPITPKVEFVSYFGKLNAIHDDSHVYHLPYEGKSWISVGYNSGNEHRGDAMYSLDFYMPEGTAILAARDGTVVETENRFSVGKIDPTLIDKANRVIIAHSDGTVAIYGHLRKDGVLVKPGDTVMAGSKIGFSGNTGYSSGPHLHFEVYRPEENRRKKTFPTLFKTESGDAEFLTEENAYWQMTEPKFPGFPITDLDKLCFTEIAPSAETNSSCPDQVSLKKKFYITMPIYKTGPYVFEAELFVSGQKKPTLTFSDKIPAGVTSVSWEFPPQTIKGQYSIRIRMNEIDIGTRIFQILP is encoded by the coding sequence ATGCGAAACGGAACTCCGCTATTCCTATTTTTTTCCCTATTCTTATGGCCTTCCTTAACCGCCGAGCCGATCGAATACTGCGATTCTAAAAACGTGTGCTACACGGTGGAGCCGGGTGTTCTTGACGGTTCCATTTTCTTTCAGGCGAAGGCGTTTCCACCTGACGCGTTTTTTACGATTCATTTAGTGGTATCAGGATCGAATGTCTCCACAGAACCGAAAACTCCGACTTCGATCGTACTCCACGGATCAGAACGCAAAAAAGCGATCGATCTTATTAAAATCGATCCGGCTCTGCCGATAACTCCGAAAGTCGAATTCGTTTCTTATTTCGGAAAATTGAATGCGATTCACGACGATTCCCACGTGTATCACCTACCCTATGAAGGAAAGTCCTGGATATCCGTCGGCTATAACTCAGGCAATGAACATCGGGGAGATGCAATGTATTCTCTGGACTTTTACATGCCGGAAGGAACTGCAATTTTAGCGGCAAGAGACGGAACCGTTGTCGAAACGGAGAATCGATTTTCGGTCGGTAAAATTGATCCGACTCTGATCGACAAAGCCAACCGGGTCATCATCGCGCACTCGGATGGAACCGTCGCCATCTACGGACATTTAAGGAAGGATGGCGTACTTGTAAAGCCGGGCGACACGGTTATGGCAGGTTCAAAAATCGGCTTTTCCGGAAATACCGGATATTCGAGCGGGCCTCACTTACATTTCGAAGTGTATCGTCCGGAAGAAAATCGCCGAAAAAAAACGTTTCCCACATTATTTAAAACCGAATCCGGAGATGCCGAATTTCTTACCGAAGAAAACGCGTACTGGCAAATGACCGAACCTAAGTTTCCCGGTTTTCCGATCACCGATTTGGATAAGTTATGCTTTACTGAAATTGCTCCATCAGCCGAAACGAATTCTTCCTGCCCAGATCAAGTTTCCCTTAAGAAGAAATTCTATATAACAATGCCGATTTATAAAACCGGACCCTACGTATTCGAAGCGGAACTTTTCGTATCAGGACAAAAAAAACCCACATTAACGTTCAGCGATAAAATACCTGCCGGAGTAACTTCCGTCTCTTGGGAATTTCCTCCTCAAACGATAAAAGGACAATATTCGATTCGAATTCGAATGAACGAAATCGATATAGGGACTCGAATCTTTCAAATCCTTCCTTGA
- a CDS encoding DUF2889 domain-containing protein, whose translation MALSQLKQKIRFKDCGFQRRYESRYYWFPEESPPSCLIEASQRDSYHDMTLYMLINLTNMKIIDLDVEEDRVPYETCPQAIKTYSYLIGEEMSYSKIMRKFPEDKTAGCLHINELLQNAAQSFSSAYAFFLKERNFPPELDEYRMYAGTLDARSRREIGRHWWMKDKGVRNSCLSFSAQHETAELKERVKPLDSITAMMVKEFRGSRNDRESG comes from the coding sequence ATGGCACTTTCGCAGCTCAAACAAAAAATCAGATTCAAAGATTGCGGCTTCCAGAGAAGGTATGAAAGTAGATACTACTGGTTTCCCGAGGAAAGTCCACCCTCCTGCCTCATCGAAGCCAGCCAACGAGATTCCTATCACGACATGACTTTGTATATGTTGATCAATTTAACGAATATGAAAATTATCGATCTTGATGTGGAAGAGGATCGGGTCCCGTACGAAACCTGTCCCCAAGCGATCAAGACGTATTCGTATCTTATCGGTGAAGAAATGTCTTACAGTAAAATTATGCGGAAATTTCCGGAAGATAAGACCGCCGGCTGCCTGCATATAAACGAATTATTGCAGAACGCAGCGCAAAGCTTTTCATCCGCCTACGCATTCTTCTTAAAGGAACGGAACTTCCCGCCCGAGTTGGACGAATACCGTATGTATGCCGGCACACTCGATGCTCGAAGCAGACGGGAAATCGGAAGGCATTGGTGGATGAAAGATAAAGGAGTTCGAAATTCCTGTTTAAGTTTTTCCGCTCAACATGAGACTGCGGAACTCAAAGAGCGGGTGAAACCTCTTGACAGCATTACCGCTATGATGGTAAAGGAATTCCGTGGCTCTCGAAATGATCGAGAATCGGGATAA
- a CDS encoding SDR family oxidoreductase: MSLYFKDKVFLVTGASSGIGRSLARELSKAGAIVGVVARRKDALKELKASVPNSEQMIILPADVTSETELKRVVEEFRKRVKRVDGFIHNAGVSMRALASEADFKVFRSLIETNYYPLVLLYKLLESDLRQTDGHVVAVSSIQGKFATQYRSGYAASKHAVQAFMDSIRLENAESGVHVLTVSPGFVKTDISVKALSADGSPHGIMDEGQKKGMEPDTVAKIVLKGIEARKRDLYPAGFKEKFGLFLSRFAPKALDKLLLKNRVT, from the coding sequence ATGAGTTTGTACTTTAAAGATAAGGTTTTTCTCGTTACCGGCGCAAGTTCCGGAATCGGTAGATCGCTAGCTAGAGAACTTTCCAAGGCCGGTGCAATCGTGGGTGTCGTTGCGCGGAGAAAAGACGCGCTTAAAGAACTGAAAGCTTCGGTTCCGAATTCGGAGCAAATGATTATCCTTCCCGCAGACGTCACCTCCGAGACGGAACTTAAAAGAGTCGTCGAGGAATTCCGCAAAAGAGTAAAACGAGTAGACGGGTTCATTCATAATGCGGGAGTTTCGATGAGAGCCTTGGCGTCCGAAGCGGATTTCAAAGTCTTTCGAAGCCTTATCGAAACGAACTATTATCCGTTGGTATTGCTTTATAAACTTCTGGAAAGCGATCTTAGACAAACCGACGGTCATGTCGTAGCGGTCTCTTCTATTCAAGGTAAATTCGCGACGCAGTACCGCTCCGGCTATGCGGCCAGTAAACATGCGGTCCAAGCATTTATGGATAGCATTCGTCTGGAAAATGCGGAATCGGGGGTTCATGTGTTAACGGTCTCGCCCGGATTCGTTAAGACCGATATTTCAGTAAAAGCGTTGTCTGCCGACGGCTCTCCTCATGGTATAATGGATGAGGGACAAAAAAAAGGGATGGAACCGGATACGGTAGCAAAGATCGTCTTAAAGGGAATCGAAGCCAGAAAAAGGGATTTATATCCGGCCGGCTTTAAGGAAAAATTCGGTTTATTTTTGAGCCGTTTCGCCCCCAAAGCGCTGGATAAACTACTCTTAAAAAATAGAGTGACTTGA
- a CDS encoding formylglycine-generating enzyme family protein — MFSGKKIQNFSSIPIKGRPLLFLLCCILFLPNQGNSQDGEAVKALDTRKTILWTGEVLGVYRNKGKVKIRIERNSFFADREEEEIRAVLEMQKRFPLLRKPKLEEIGSFSIENIEIEFEKVGRKTKPVSVEMRGSFSLLQGNPERLVAAGVLVGHYGQEKFYQDSADFDATDVVRNRPKKNLLHPKDGKEMVLVSSGYESGGKTLYEQMGYFLFGQGSEPSEDSYNPFFDSPRRDTLEELPSFYIDKHEVTNKEYNKFLKETGTPPPPHWENGLYPKGKDYHPVLNLTYREAELYAKWAGKRIPTEFQWEKAARGTGISWKLLKDESYEFVSTPRDYPFGNEYDPVLCNTKETGKKETVSVFELPTKGESPFGVLGMCGNAPEWTSSPYLPYKGHRLSSVKFGKHLRVIRGGSFSSDKEEAKSFSRDFGGLPNLSTDRKAGIRLIMELNK; from the coding sequence ATGTTTTCCGGAAAGAAAATTCAAAATTTCTCCAGCATACCAATCAAAGGCCGTCCTCTATTGTTCCTGCTTTGTTGTATTCTGTTCCTGCCGAATCAAGGGAATTCGCAGGATGGTGAAGCGGTAAAAGCTCTTGATACCCGGAAGACGATTCTTTGGACCGGAGAGGTACTAGGAGTTTACCGCAACAAGGGTAAGGTTAAGATTCGAATCGAACGAAATTCTTTCTTTGCCGACCGAGAAGAAGAGGAAATTCGTGCAGTTCTAGAAATGCAAAAGCGATTTCCGTTGTTACGAAAACCGAAACTAGAGGAAATCGGTTCGTTCTCGATAGAGAATATCGAGATTGAATTCGAAAAAGTCGGCCGCAAAACGAAACCTGTTTCGGTCGAAATGAGAGGATCCTTTTCGTTACTTCAAGGAAATCCCGAGCGACTCGTTGCCGCCGGGGTTCTAGTAGGGCACTACGGGCAGGAAAAATTTTATCAGGATTCTGCGGACTTCGATGCGACCGATGTCGTAAGAAATAGACCTAAAAAAAATCTCCTTCATCCCAAAGACGGCAAAGAAATGGTTCTGGTAAGTTCCGGATACGAGTCGGGCGGGAAGACTCTCTACGAACAAATGGGATATTTCCTTTTCGGCCAGGGCTCGGAACCTTCGGAGGATAGCTATAATCCGTTTTTCGATTCGCCCAGACGAGATACATTGGAAGAACTTCCCTCATTTTATATCGATAAGCACGAAGTCACGAACAAAGAATATAATAAATTTCTAAAGGAAACCGGAACGCCTCCTCCCCCGCATTGGGAAAACGGACTTTATCCGAAAGGGAAGGACTATCACCCCGTATTAAATCTTACTTATAGGGAAGCGGAGCTTTATGCAAAATGGGCAGGGAAAAGAATCCCAACCGAATTTCAATGGGAAAAGGCCGCAAGAGGAACCGGAATATCCTGGAAATTGCTCAAGGATGAGAGTTACGAATTCGTCTCTACTCCTCGGGATTATCCCTTCGGGAACGAATATGATCCGGTACTTTGCAATACTAAAGAAACCGGCAAAAAGGAAACCGTTTCCGTATTTGAACTGCCCACCAAAGGAGAAAGTCCTTTCGGAGTCTTGGGAATGTGCGGCAATGCTCCCGAATGGACTAGTTCCCCTTATCTTCCTTATAAAGGACACAGACTTTCTTCCGTAAAATTCGGGAAACACCTGCGAGTGATTCGAGGTGGCTCGTTCAGCTCGGATAAGGAAGAAGCAAAATCCTTTTCGCGAGATTTTGGCGGGCTTCCGAATCTTTCCACTGATCGAAAAGCGGGAATTCGCTTAATCATGGAATTAAATAAATAA